A single Phytohabitans houttuyneae DNA region contains:
- a CDS encoding class I mannose-6-phosphate isomerase produces MALTPLPANTPRSFYRGAGRIHRFRGIAAPDDPHYPEDWIASTTSRFGQAPVGLSTLPGGEPVADAIAARPEWWLGPAHVAAHGADPTILVKLLDAGQRLPLHVHPDRRFARDHLASPYGKSEAWVIVEAAPDAVVHLGFARDVPAGELAGWVADQRIGEMLAATNQVPVRAGDAVVCPAGVPHAIGEGVFLVEVQEPTDFSLLLEWKGFTDGPEGGHLGLGHDLALSCVDRQGWTPERLDGLRGTRASDRPGVRRLFPDLADPFFAAERLRPDPTSALEAAFSVVVVTAGSGTLAPAQGPPLAVRAGDTVLVPHAAGPCTLRGTVEAIRCKPA; encoded by the coding sequence ATGGCACTCACGCCGCTGCCGGCCAACACGCCGCGCTCGTTCTACCGCGGCGCCGGCCGCATCCACCGCTTCCGGGGCATCGCCGCGCCCGACGACCCGCACTACCCGGAAGACTGGATCGCGTCGACGACCAGCCGTTTCGGGCAGGCACCGGTGGGCCTGTCGACGCTGCCGGGCGGGGAGCCGGTCGCGGACGCGATCGCGGCGCGGCCCGAGTGGTGGCTGGGCCCGGCGCACGTGGCGGCACACGGCGCCGACCCGACCATCCTGGTCAAGCTGCTCGACGCCGGGCAGCGCCTGCCCCTGCACGTCCACCCCGACCGCCGCTTCGCCCGTGACCACCTCGCGTCGCCGTACGGCAAGAGCGAGGCGTGGGTGATCGTCGAGGCGGCGCCGGACGCGGTCGTGCACCTCGGGTTCGCCCGGGACGTGCCGGCGGGTGAGCTCGCCGGCTGGGTCGCCGACCAGCGGATCGGCGAGATGCTCGCGGCCACCAACCAGGTGCCGGTACGGGCCGGCGACGCGGTCGTCTGCCCCGCCGGGGTGCCGCACGCGATCGGCGAGGGCGTCTTCCTCGTCGAGGTGCAGGAGCCGACCGACTTCTCGCTGCTGCTGGAGTGGAAGGGCTTCACCGACGGCCCGGAGGGCGGCCACCTCGGCCTCGGCCACGACCTCGCGCTGTCCTGTGTGGACCGGCAGGGCTGGACGCCCGAGCGCCTCGACGGCCTGCGCGGCACGCGCGCCTCGGACCGGCCCGGCGTGCGCCGCCTCTTCCCGGACCTGGCCGACCCGTTCTTCGCGGCCGAGCGGCTGCGCCCGGACCCGACCAGCGCGCTCGAGGCGGCCTTCTCCGTGGTGGTGGTGACGGCCGGGTCGGGCACGCTGGCGCCTGCGCAGGGGCCGCCGCTGGCCGTCCGCGCCGGCGACACGGTGCTCGTGCCCCACGCCGCCGGCCCGTGCACCCTGCGCGGGACGGTGGAGGCGATCCGCTGCAAACCGGCCTAG
- a CDS encoding SigE family RNA polymerase sigma factor encodes MRGPEHDESFVRFVRECGPQLYRVAYLLTGQTATAEDLYQAALTRSYVAWRRVREQDAYRYVRRVLVNLHTDWWRAPRTWRERTVSAPPERAGLDDPAAAVVHRDQIGRALQRLTRRERAAVVLRYFADLSEHDTAQELGVSVGTVKSTTARALAKLRLSPDLTEPSEEELSGHA; translated from the coding sequence ATGCGGGGTCCCGAGCACGACGAGAGCTTCGTCCGGTTCGTCCGTGAGTGCGGTCCCCAGCTGTACCGGGTCGCGTACCTGCTCACCGGCCAGACCGCCACCGCCGAGGACCTGTACCAGGCGGCGCTGACCCGCTCGTACGTGGCGTGGCGGCGGGTGCGCGAGCAGGACGCGTACCGGTACGTGCGGCGGGTCCTGGTCAACCTGCACACCGACTGGTGGCGGGCGCCGCGGACCTGGCGGGAGCGTACGGTGTCCGCCCCGCCCGAGCGCGCCGGCCTGGACGACCCGGCCGCCGCGGTGGTGCACCGCGACCAGATCGGCCGGGCGCTGCAGCGGCTGACCCGGCGGGAGCGGGCGGCCGTGGTGCTGCGGTACTTCGCCGACCTCAGCGAGCACGACACCGCACAGGAGCTGGGCGTCAGCGTGGGCACGGTGAAGAGCACCACCGCCCGCGCGCTGGCGAAGCTGCGGCTGTCACCGGACCTGACCGAACCGTCCGAAGAGGAGTTGAGTGGCCATGCGTGA
- a CDS encoding cellulose-binding domain-containing protein produces the protein MAQHRTGRAWRAAAAATIAAASAGAALVTAVSAQAATGCQVTYAIGSSWSGGFGASIAITNYGAPVNGWTLTWTFTAGQTVTQSWGFTANPASGTVTARNADYTASIPTGGTVSGGFNGTWNNASNPVPASFTLNGTVCNGQVDPTTPPPTSQAPTSAPPTTAPPPTTPPPTTAPPPANSLIVAPNGNDSNAGTLAAPLASLARAVELATPGTTIALRGGTYQFSTNVRVMKDGTAANPYTVTNYNGERVVLDGENLPHTPAPLNGSIPNLERGVLHIEADYWRFRGLEIVHGPYAIFCRDCNNNVFDRLVTRDNYESGLQIQSASSNNQVLNLDSYGNRDPRKNGESADGLAIKEGSGTGNVVRGARLWNNSDDGFDAWLFTSPILIEGSAAWGNGVNRWSLPDYVGDGNGFKMGGGDPDPPANHTIRNSFAFDNAVGGFIDNGNPGTITVDRNSAWRNGDGGFKFANSTSRLTGNLAVANGAGVSLGSSTHTGNSWNIKSSWSAADLASTNFSTLTGPRNADGGIRSSTFLQPTTYPNLGARI, from the coding sequence ATGGCACAGCACCGGACCGGCAGAGCCTGGCGGGCGGCCGCCGCGGCCACGATAGCGGCGGCCAGCGCCGGCGCGGCACTCGTGACGGCGGTGTCGGCGCAGGCGGCGACGGGCTGCCAGGTCACGTACGCGATCGGGTCATCGTGGTCCGGCGGGTTCGGCGCCAGCATCGCCATCACGAACTACGGCGCTCCCGTCAACGGCTGGACGCTGACCTGGACCTTCACCGCCGGCCAGACGGTCACGCAGTCGTGGGGCTTCACCGCGAACCCGGCCAGCGGCACCGTGACCGCCCGCAACGCCGACTACACCGCGTCGATCCCCACCGGCGGCACGGTCAGCGGCGGCTTCAACGGGACCTGGAACAACGCGTCCAACCCGGTGCCGGCGAGCTTCACGCTCAACGGCACGGTGTGCAACGGCCAGGTCGATCCGACCACGCCGCCGCCGACCTCGCAGGCACCGACCAGCGCCCCGCCCACGACCGCTCCCCCGCCCACGACGCCGCCGCCCACGACCGCTCCCCCGCCCGCCAACTCTCTGATCGTCGCGCCGAACGGGAACGACTCCAACGCCGGCACGCTCGCCGCGCCGCTGGCGAGCCTGGCCCGCGCGGTCGAGTTGGCGACGCCGGGCACCACGATCGCGCTGCGCGGCGGCACGTACCAGTTCAGCACCAACGTGCGCGTCATGAAGGACGGCACGGCCGCCAACCCCTACACCGTCACGAACTACAACGGCGAGCGGGTCGTCCTCGACGGCGAAAACCTGCCGCACACCCCGGCGCCGCTCAACGGCAGCATCCCCAACCTGGAGCGCGGCGTGCTGCACATCGAGGCGGACTACTGGCGCTTCCGCGGCCTGGAGATCGTCCACGGGCCGTACGCGATCTTCTGCCGGGACTGCAACAACAACGTCTTCGACCGCCTCGTGACCCGCGACAACTACGAGTCGGGGCTGCAGATCCAGAGCGCGTCCAGCAACAACCAGGTGCTCAACCTCGACTCGTACGGCAACCGCGACCCGCGCAAGAACGGCGAGAGCGCCGACGGCCTGGCCATCAAGGAGGGCTCCGGCACCGGCAACGTGGTGCGCGGCGCCCGCCTGTGGAACAACTCCGACGACGGCTTCGACGCCTGGCTCTTCACCTCGCCGATCCTGATCGAGGGCTCGGCCGCGTGGGGCAACGGCGTCAACCGGTGGAGCCTGCCGGACTACGTCGGCGACGGCAACGGCTTCAAGATGGGCGGCGGCGACCCCGACCCGCCGGCCAACCACACCATCCGCAACAGCTTCGCCTTCGACAACGCGGTGGGTGGCTTCATCGACAACGGCAACCCCGGCACGATCACCGTCGACCGCAACAGCGCCTGGCGCAACGGGGACGGCGGCTTCAAGTTCGCCAACTCGACGTCGCGGCTGACCGGCAACCTCGCGGTCGCCAACGGAGCCGGCGTCTCCCTCGGCAGCTCCACCCACACCGGCAACTCGTGGAACATCAAGAGCTCCTGGAGCGCGGCCGACCTGGCCAGTACCAACTTCTCGACGCTGACCGGCCCGCGCAACGCGGACGGCGGCATCCGCTCGTCCACCTTCCTGCAGCCGACCACGTACCCGAACCTGGGCGCCCGCATCTGA
- a CDS encoding FAD-dependent oxidoreductase — MPSSVSRRALLRAGGAVVVTTGVTGFAPAALAAPLVTADLVVYGATSGGLVAAVQARRMGRTALVLEASPHLGGLSTGGLGQTDSGTAASIKGIAGEFYRRIYAKYNGTAVTPTSPTRMTFEPHVARAVFDDLLAEAGVPVYLGVRLASVTRSANRIVEVAADNGQAFRGAMWIDASYEGDLMHLAGVTWTVGRESNATYGETINGVQLRGGHQFTLPVSPYVVDGNPASGLLPGVSAVPLAPAGSGDDLIQAYNYRMCLTQAAGRIPFPRPAGYDPIRYELLLRHIQAGATGPFFTTHGVGGGKTDSNNNGAFSTDFIGANYSYPTASYAARDSIAAAHTTYQQGLMWFLANDPRVPAAIRASTASWGLAPDEFTATGGWPPQLYVREARRMRAAYVMTERDCRGQAVASDPVGLASYTMDSHNCQRVVVSGLVRNEGDVQVGVPAPYGISFRAIVPQEAQCANLAVPVCLSASHIAYGSIRMEPVFMILGQSAATAAVLALAAGSAVQQVPYPTLRARLLADGQLLQWPPPPGPGEIVVDSRDAGVTRAGTWVASTSVGGYWGPDYEHDGNTAKGVNRLRFRPTLPSAGTYQVYLRWTADPNRASNVPVDIVHSGGTTNRVVNQRSSGGQWVAMGSYTFAAGTAGSLLIRTEGTDGYVVADAARWLLSP, encoded by the coding sequence ATGCCGTCATCCGTGTCCCGCCGCGCGCTGCTGCGCGCCGGCGGCGCCGTCGTCGTCACCACCGGCGTCACCGGCTTCGCGCCGGCCGCGCTGGCCGCCCCGCTCGTCACCGCCGACCTGGTCGTCTACGGCGCCACATCGGGTGGCCTCGTCGCGGCGGTCCAGGCGCGGCGGATGGGTCGCACCGCGCTCGTGCTGGAGGCGTCACCGCACCTCGGCGGCCTCAGTACCGGCGGCCTCGGCCAGACCGACAGCGGCACCGCGGCGTCGATCAAGGGGATCGCGGGCGAGTTCTACCGGCGGATCTACGCCAAGTACAACGGCACCGCCGTGACGCCGACCTCGCCGACCCGGATGACGTTCGAGCCGCACGTGGCGCGCGCGGTCTTCGACGACCTGCTCGCCGAGGCGGGAGTGCCGGTCTACCTCGGGGTTCGGCTGGCGTCGGTGACCAGGTCGGCCAACCGGATCGTCGAGGTCGCCGCCGACAACGGGCAGGCGTTCCGCGGCGCGATGTGGATCGACGCGTCCTACGAGGGCGACCTCATGCACCTCGCGGGCGTGACCTGGACCGTCGGGCGGGAGAGCAACGCGACCTACGGCGAGACGATCAACGGGGTGCAGCTGCGCGGCGGCCACCAGTTCACGCTGCCGGTCTCGCCCTACGTGGTGGACGGCAACCCGGCGAGCGGCCTGCTCCCCGGCGTCTCCGCGGTGCCGCTCGCGCCGGCCGGGTCCGGCGACGACCTCATCCAGGCCTACAACTACCGGATGTGCCTGACCCAGGCCGCGGGCCGCATCCCGTTCCCGCGCCCGGCCGGCTACGACCCGATCCGGTACGAGCTGCTGCTGCGCCACATCCAGGCGGGCGCGACCGGGCCGTTCTTCACCACGCACGGCGTGGGCGGCGGCAAGACCGACTCCAACAACAACGGCGCGTTCTCGACCGACTTCATCGGCGCCAACTACTCCTACCCCACCGCCTCGTACGCCGCGCGGGACAGCATCGCGGCCGCGCACACCACGTACCAGCAAGGGTTGATGTGGTTTCTGGCGAACGACCCCCGCGTGCCCGCCGCGATCCGCGCCTCGACCGCGTCGTGGGGCCTCGCCCCGGACGAGTTCACGGCGACCGGCGGGTGGCCGCCGCAGCTCTACGTGCGCGAGGCGCGGCGCATGCGCGCGGCGTACGTGATGACCGAGCGCGACTGCCGGGGCCAGGCGGTGGCGAGCGACCCGGTGGGGCTGGCCAGCTACACGATGGACTCGCACAACTGCCAGCGCGTCGTGGTCTCCGGCCTGGTGCGCAACGAGGGCGACGTGCAGGTCGGCGTCCCCGCGCCGTACGGGATCAGCTTCCGCGCGATCGTGCCGCAGGAGGCGCAGTGCGCCAACCTCGCCGTGCCGGTGTGCCTGTCGGCCAGCCACATCGCGTACGGCTCGATCCGCATGGAGCCGGTATTCATGATCCTCGGGCAGTCGGCGGCGACCGCGGCGGTCCTGGCGCTCGCGGCTGGCTCGGCGGTGCAGCAGGTGCCGTACCCGACGCTGCGCGCCCGCCTGCTCGCCGACGGCCAGCTGCTGCAGTGGCCGCCGCCGCCCGGACCCGGCGAGATCGTCGTGGACAGCCGCGACGCCGGCGTGACGAGGGCCGGCACGTGGGTGGCGAGCACGTCGGTCGGCGGATACTGGGGGCCGGACTACGAGCACGACGGCAACACCGCCAAGGGCGTCAACCGGCTGCGCTTTCGGCCGACGCTGCCGTCCGCCGGCACGTACCAGGTCTATCTACGATGGACGGCCGACCCGAACCGCGCCAGCAACGTCCCGGTCGACATCGTCCACAGTGGCGGGACCACCAACCGGGTGGTCAACCAGCGGTCGAGCGGCGGCCAGTGGGTCGCGATGGGCTCGTACACGTTCGCCGCGGGCACGGCGGGCAGCCTGCTGATCCGCACCGAGGGCACGGACGGGTACGTGGTCGCGGACGCCGCGCGGTGGCTGCTCAGCCCGTGA